In one Phycisphaeraceae bacterium genomic region, the following are encoded:
- a CDS encoding metal-dependent transcriptional regulator: MPSITVENYVKQIYLEHQASSPRKLVPMGRLAAAVGVTAGTATTMIKMLSDAGLVAYQPRGGVRLTTKGEKLALHVLRRHRLVELFLVTVLHLDWSEVHDEAEELEHSISERLLEKIDEYLGRPAFDPHGDPIPSADGKVTHRDVLRLADVESGQHVRIARVVDQDERFLKFVERQGLKPGARITIETRDTLADAISIRLKEGKLITLGTAAAGKILVAT, encoded by the coding sequence ATGCCCAGCATAACCGTTGAAAACTACGTTAAGCAGATCTACCTGGAGCATCAGGCCTCGTCGCCGCGAAAACTGGTACCCATGGGCAGGCTCGCTGCCGCAGTCGGAGTCACCGCGGGTACTGCGACAACGATGATCAAGATGTTGTCCGACGCGGGACTCGTCGCCTATCAGCCGCGGGGCGGGGTACGACTGACGACGAAAGGTGAGAAACTCGCGCTCCATGTCCTGCGTCGTCACCGATTAGTTGAGCTGTTTCTCGTCACCGTGCTGCATCTCGACTGGTCTGAAGTCCATGATGAAGCGGAGGAACTGGAACATTCCATCTCCGAACGGCTGCTGGAAAAAATTGATGAATACCTTGGCCGTCCGGCATTCGATCCGCATGGCGACCCGATTCCCTCTGCCGACGGCAAAGTCACGCATCGCGACGTCCTGCGCCTCGCGGATGTCGAGTCCGGCCAACACGTCCGAATTGCCAGAGTGGTGGATCAGGATGAACGATTCCTCAAGTTTGTTGAGCGACAGGGACTCAAGCCCGGCGCGCGCATTACCATCGAAACTCGCGACACTCTGGCGGATGCGATTTCGATTCGTCTCAAAGAGGGCAAGCTGATTACGCTGGGTACGGCTGCCGCGGGAAAAATCCTCGTCGCAACCTGA